A single window of Sphaerodactylus townsendi isolate TG3544 linkage group LG05, MPM_Stown_v2.3, whole genome shotgun sequence DNA harbors:
- the TMEM121 gene encoding transmembrane protein 121 has product MVLPPPDKRHVCLTTIVIMTSMAFMDAYLVEQNQGPRKIGVCIIVLVGDICFLIVLRYVAVWVGAEVKTAKRGYAMILWFLYIFVLEIKLYFIFQNYKADKRNLETVARKALTLLLSICVPGLYLVLVALDSMEYIRTFRKKEDLRGRLFWVALDLLDILDIQANLWEPHKTGLPIWAEGLMFFYCYILLLILPCVSLSEISMQGEHIAPQKMMLYPVLSLVTINIVTIFIRAINMVLFQDSRVSTIFIGKNIIAIATKACTFLEYKKQVKEFPQNAIALELQQNSVSHNQTVHSTQGIAHEPSPTREILDT; this is encoded by the coding sequence ATGGTGCTTCCGCCTCCGGACAAACGTCACGTGTGTCTCACCACTATTGTCATCATGACCAGCATGGCCTTCATGGACGCCTATCTGGTGGAACAGAACCAAGGGCCTCGTAAAATTGGCGTCTGCATCATCGTGCTGGTGGGAGATATCTGCTTTCTGATCGTGCTGCGCTACGTGGCTGTGTGGGTGGGGGCCGAGGTGAAGACGGCAAAGCGTGGCTATGCAATGATCCTCTGGTTCCTCTACATCTTTGTGCTGGAGataaaactgtattttatattcCAGAATTACAAGGCCGATAAGAGAAATCTGGAAACGGTGGCCAGGAAGGCTCTGACCTTGCTGCTGTCCATCTGTGTGCCGGGATTATACCTGGTGCTAGTGGCATTGGATAGCATGGAGTACATACGCACCTTCCGGAAGAAAGAGGATTTGCGGGGGCGCCTCTTCTGGGTAGCCCTGGATCTCCTGGATATCTTAGACATTCAAGCCAACCTGTGGGAACCGCACAAAACTGGGCTGCCGATCTGGGCGGAAGGACTCATGTTCTTCTACTGCTACATCCTGCTCCTCATCCTTCCTTGTGTTTCTCTCAGTGAGATCAGCATGCAAGGGGAGCACATTGCGCCCCAGAAAATGATGCTCTACCCTGTCCTGAGCCTGGTGACCATCAACATCGTCACCATCTTCATCCGGGCCATCAACATGGTCTTGTTCCAGGACAGCCGGGTCTCCACCATCTTTATCGGCAAGAACATCATCGCCATCGCCACCAAAGCCTGCACTTTCCTCGAGTACAAGAAGCAGGTGAAAGAGTTCCCACAAAACGCCATTGCGCTCGAGCTGCAGCAGAACTCGGTTTCCCACAACCAGACTGTCCACAGTACGCAAGGCATTGCTCACGAGCCCTCGCCTACCAGAGAGATCTTGGACACATGA